The sequence below is a genomic window from Lujinxingia litoralis.
GGTTGGCCGCCGGCTGCAGGCGCACAATGGGATCGACATCTTGATCAAAGGCGATCACGCCCACCTGGTCGCCGGGCTGCAAGACGTTGACCGCGGCGCGGGCGGCGTCTTTGGCCAGTTCAATGCGTTCGCCGGCCATTGAGCCCGAGCGGTCGATGAGCATCAAGAGCGCCAGAGAGGGGGTCTCACGCTGGCGTTCCCCCTCAAAGCTCAGAGGCATCAGGCGCTCCACGGCGCTGCCTTCCCAGCCGCCCGGGCCGAAGGAGTCCTGCCCGCCGGCCATGATCAAGCCGCCCCCGAGGTCGCGCACATACTCGGTCAGCAGGGCCTGCTGCGTGGCGCTGACGTGTCGAGAGTGCACATCGGAGAGCAGGACCAGATCAAAGCGGTCGAGCTCCTCCTGGGTGCGGGGGATTCCGGCGGGACTGCGCGTCTCTACATCGAAGTTCTCATTCCGCAGGGCCCGTTCCAGGTGGTGGCGAGAGCGCATTTCGCCTTCCACGTAGAGGATGCGGGCTTTGCCGCGGATATGGGCGCTGTACATGTAGGTGTTGTTCGCCTGGTGGGTGTCCGGGCCTTCTACGTCCATCTGCAGGCGGAACTGGCGAAATCCCGCTTCGTAGACTTCGGTCTGAAAGCGCACTTCGGTCACGCCGGCCTGCAACTCCACGTCTTGCTCGGCGTCACGGTACTCGTTCTGCCAGAGGGTCAGGCGTGCGGTGGTGGGGTAGGTCGAGAAGATCCGTGCCACCAGGTAGAAGGGGGCGCCCAATTCGATGTCTTCCGGGACGTCGATCGCTTCGATCAGCACCTCCGGGGGCTGCTCAAAGGCGATGTCGGCCGCGTAGATGCGGATACCAAAATCGGCGGCCCGGTGGGCTTCGGCCAGAAAGTCGCCGCGGGTCTGGTTGCCATCGCTGATCAGCACCAGGCGCTTGAGGTGATCGTCGGGAAAGAGCCCGTAGGCCATGCGTAGCGCGGCGCTGATATCGGTCTGAAGCTGCGGGTCGGAGGCAAGCTCCTGGAGGGCGGCCCGGGGCGTGTCCTCGGTTTCGGGGGCTTCGGCCGGCGTGGGCTCGGCCGCGGGGGGGCGCAAAAGCGCCTGGTAGCGGCCGTCGGCCCCGGGTTCGATCACGTAGGGATGGGCAGCAAAGCCGATGACCTGGATCTGATCGTCATCGGCCGCGGCGTCGACATAGGCGTTGATGCGTTCCAGGGCTTCCTGGAGTGCGGCGTCGGGGAAGGAGGCCGATGTATCGACCACCACGATCGTGGCGATGCGTGAGTCGAAGCTCGTCACCACCGGCTGGGTCAGGGCCAGGACAAGGGTGGCGATAAGTAAGGCCCGCAGGCCCAGGTTGAGTAAGCTCTGGTAGAGCGGGAAGTCCGAAAGGGTGGCGCGCGCCACCACCGCGAGTAGCGGCAACAGCAGCAGCAGACCCAGATAGTGTGGGGCCATGAGCTCGAAGGTGCGCTCGCCATAGACCACGCTCCAGGTCTCGGCGGCGCTGTCCGCCACACGAGCCAGGTAGGCCCAGACGCCCAGGGCCCACAGCACGACGAGACCACTCCAGAAGAGGACTCGGCTGAGTATCGATCGTGAGCCGATCATTCAGTCCACCTGCGGTTGTAAGTCAGCCACTCCAGGAAGAGGAGTCCCATCGCCAGAAGTACCAGCCAGATCCAGATGTCGCGGCGCTCAAAGATCAGCCCCTCGGTGGTGCGCGCTACCTGAGCGTCGGTGAGCTCAAGCTCGGCCGGGGCGATGCGGCTCTCGGCCGGACTGGCGAGGTTGGCGGCCACCGCGATGGGCGCTTCGTCTCCCGCGGTGACGGTGTAGAAGCCGGGCTGGTCGGTATAAAACATAGCCTGGCCCTGGTGCAGCGCCGCGTCGGTGGTGCGCCCATCCGGTGAGGTCACGCGTGCCTGAGATGCGTCCCGGGGGACGGGAAGGCTGACGGTGCGTCCCGTTTCAAAGGCGTACATCAGGTCGACGTCGTCCTGAGCAAAGTAGTCGACGATGTTGAGGATAAAGATCGGGAAGGCCACCCGCAGCGGGAAGTCGCTCTCGCGCAGATCAAAGCCCACCGCCAGCATGCGCCGCGTCTCGGTGGTGCGCTCCACAATCACGGCCTGCCCAAAGGCGCTGGCCACCGCCGTGTCGCCGGACTCGCGGCGGAAGGTCGAGGTGCGGGCGATGTTGAGATCCTGGAGGTTGATCCAGCGCATCAGGGGGTGACTCTTGGAGATATCGGTGAGGATGGGTTCGTCGTCGACCCCTCGAATCTCAAAGGGCGAAGCGCCGGCCGGTGGGTTGAAGAACACCAGATCGCCGGAGACCGGCATTTCGGGGGCGACGTTGTCGAAAAAGGTGACATCGAACGCGCGCTCCGGATCGTAGCGATCGGGGTGCACCCGGGTGACGTTGATATGGGTGTTGAGCAGGAGCGGGCCTTCCAAAAAGAGGTTGCCCGTGGACACTACCTGCACCTCCAGGGTGCGCGCCGGCGGCAACACCGCGTACGCGCGATCATCGAGGGGGAAGGCATCGTCGGCGTCGGCCGTGGTCACGCGCACCCGGGCTTCGAGTTCTTCGCCGGCAAAGGCCTGCCCCGGGTAGAACTGCCGGTGCACCTCCTGCGGGGCCAGCTCCATGGGGAGCGTCTCAATGATGCGTCCCTCGGTCAGCAGCTCCAGGCGAGCCTGAATCGGCCGCTCAAAGGTGCTGGTGATCTCGACAAAGACCTCGTGATCGAGGCGGTTCGAGGGATAGCGGCGGGCGTTGAAGCCGGTGATCGCCAGGTTGTCGGAGCGCTCCCCGTAGACGATGTGGCGTACTCGCACCTTGTCTCCGATGGCGAGCGTGTCCAGCGCGCTATCCTGAAGACCAGCGCCATCGCTGAGGAAAATGAGTTCGGCCTGCCCACGCTCCCGCAGGCTGTCGCGGGCAAAGCTCAGAGCCTGCGGAAAATCGGTGGCGTTGGCGCTGATGGAGGCCGCGCGAAGCGCGGCTTCCAGGGGCTGAGTCTCGCGAACAAAGGGCCCCAGGGGCTGCACCCGGTTGTTGAAGAGCGCGACCATGACCCGATCGTCGCCGCCGACGTTTTCCAGAAGCGCCAGCGCCTCCTGTCTGGCGAGCTCAAAGCGGTTTACCCCGCCGGTGACATCGGTGGCGCCCATGCTCGCCGAGGTGTCGAGCATGATCAGCAGGTGACGGCCTTCCACGACTTCGTCTGCGGAGCGCGGTCCCAGTGCGGCAAAGGCAATGAGCCCGGCAATGATCATGTAGAAGAGCCAGGAGAGCAGGCGCTTGAAGCGACGCCACCAGTCGGTCTGGCGTTTTTTCTCGGTGAGCACCCGGCTCCAGAGCGCGGAGTAGGGCACCTGCACCCGGCGTTTGCGCAGGCGGAGCAGGTAGAGCGCGGTGATGAACACCGCGACAAACCCGGCCACGCCCAGCACGCTTTCTATGGGTAGGCCGGTTAGTTGCATCGACGACTCCCGATCATTTCAAAAATCCCCCGGCCCGGAACACCCGCAGAATCAGCTCATCGAAGCTCTGCTGGATGGGCGCGCGAAAGTACAATATCTGTCGGCTCTTACAGTAGCCTTCAAGTTCGGCGCAGAACGCTTCGAAGACCTGGCGGTAGGCCGCCAGCAGGGCCGGGGTGACGGTGATGTCGCGGGTCTCTGCGGATTCGCAGTCCACGATTTGCACTTCGCCGTGAAACGCCAGGTCGAGTTCGCGTTGATCAAAGAGCTGAATGACCATGGGCTCAAAGCGATGGTAGCGCAGGGCGTTGAGGCCCTCTTCAATGCCGGCCGGATCGTAGAAGTCGGAGATGACCACGGCCAGACCGCGACGTTTATTCTGCGAGACGAAGGTCTTAAAGGCGTCGCGCAGCGAGGTCTGCTGGCCGGGCTCCACGCTGTCGAGGAAGTCGAAGATTTTGAAGATCTGCGCTTTGCCTCGCCCCGGGGGCAGTCGCCCCTGAACCCGGGAGGAGAAGGGGATGATGCTGACCCGGTCCAGGTTGCTCAGTCCGATGTAGGCCAGCGCCGCGGCCACCTGCCGGGCGTAGTTCCACTTGTTGGGGGAGCCCAGGTGCATTGAGGCGCTGGCATCAACCAAAAAGTAGATGTGGAGGTCTTCCTCTTCCTCGTAGAGCTTGAGGAAGAGGCGCTCGGTGCGACTGTAGACGCGCCAGTCCAGGCCTTTGACGTCATCGCCCGGGGTGTAGGTGCGGTAGTCGGCAAAATCCAGGCCCGAGCCCACGATCTTTTTCTGGCGTTTGGCGCGCTGGCCGGTGGCGGCCATCTTGCGGGAGACGATGTAGAGGTAGTCGAGTTTTTTGAGAAACTCATCGTCAAAGCGCGCGTCGGCGGGTGGTTGTGCGGTGGACCTGGCCACGGGAACTCACTGCGTTCGAGAGGGTCGGGGGGCAGAAGGGGCAGACAAAGTCGAGGCGTATCAGCTCGCCTCGGGGGTCGCCTCAATGATCTGCTCGACGATGGTGTCGGCGGCGATGCCTTCGGCCTCGCCCTCGAAGTTCAGGATGACGCGGTGACGGAGCGCGTTGCGAGCGCTCTGGCGCACGTCTTCACAGCTGACGTTAAAGCGCCCGTCGATCAGCGCTCGCACTCGGGCGGTGGTCATGATCGCCTGGGCGCCGCGTGGCGAGGAGCCAAAGCGCACGTACTGGCGCGTGATGGCCGGGGCGCCGGGGTGCTCCGGGTGCGTGCCCTGAAGGATGCGCAGCGCGTAGTCCTGGACGTGGCGCGCCACCGGGACCTCCCGCGCGAAGCGTTTCATCTCCAGGAGGCGCGCCTTGTCGAGCACCGGCGTGACCTGAGGTTTTTCCACCTGGGTGGTGCGCTCCATGATGGTGTGGAGCTCCTCAAGGTCGGGGAACTGCACTACGAGCTTAAACAGGAAACGGTCGAGCTGGGCTTCCGGCAGCGGGTAGGTGCCTTCCATCTCCAGCGGGTTTTGGGTAGCGAGCACAAAGAAGGGATCGTCCAGGCGGTAGGTTTCCTTGCCGACGGTGACGCTGCGCTCCTGCATCGCCTCCAGCATCGCCGACTGCGTCTTGGGTGTGGCGCGGTTGACTTCGTCGGCGAGCACGATGTTGGAGAAGATCGGTCCCCGCTCAAATTTGAAGTGCTTCTGGCGGTTCTCATCCTCGACGATGATGGTGGCGCCGACGATATCGGTGGGCATCAGGTCGGGCGTGAACTGAATCCGCGAGAAGTTCAGCCCCAGCGCCTCCGAGAGGGTGCGCACGAGCATGGTTTTGCCCAGCCCGGGCACGCCCTCCAGCAGGACGTTGCCGCCGGCGAGCATGACCTGGATGACGCCGTCGATGATCTCGCGTTGCCCGACGATCATTTTGCCGACTTCTTCGCGAACGCGGCGGGTGTCCTTTTGAAAGGCGTCGACCTGGGCCTGGACCGAGGCGTCGGGGGCAGATGCTTCACTGGCCATGAATGATCTCCAAAGGAGCGGGTAGGGCCGCGCAGCTCAGGGCTGCTGCGGGCGAATGAGCTGGAAATAGCGTTTGATGAAGTGGCGGTAGCCTTCGGGCACGTCCTCGCGTTCCATGACTTCTTCGGCGATGGACTCGTAGTCGGCGTAGACTTCCTGATACTCGGTGGAGGCGAAGCCCTCTTCGCTGGCGCCGCGGATCACTTCGGAGCGGCTTTTGCCCGAGGAGTTTTCCTGGCCTCGGGTCTGACTCTGAATCGTTTCGCCTTCGCCCGGGCCTGGCGAATCCTGACCGCCCGGGGCCTGCTCGTCGGGGCCGTCACTGCCGGGGGCGTCGCTCTGGCCCGGGTTGTACTCGCCACCGCTGGCGTCACCTTCGGTGTTGGGCTCGCCCTCGCCGCCTTCCCCCTCCGGAGGAGCGCCGCCGGCGGGCGCTTCCTGGCCGGCCTGGCCCTCCTGGCCGGATGCGTCTTCGGGGGTGCCTTCGCCCAACTGGGGTTTGTCACCCTCACCGGGTTCGGAGCCTTCGTTTTGTTGCTCGCGCGCGCGTTGCTCATCGAGGGCGGCGTCATCGCGGGCTTCGGCCTCTCCCCGGGCGCGTTCCATGAAGTCTTCGACCTGGTCGCCGCGGCGCTCCTGGGTTTCGGACTGCTCGGCGGAGCCTCGGGCCATGCTCTCGCGCATCTCCTGCATCTGCTGGCGAATGCTCTCGCGGCGCTCCTGGCGTTGGCGCTCCTTGTCCGCCTCCGAGAGCTGCTCGGAGGCGTCATCGAGCTTACGGCCCACTTCGTTGCGGTAGTCCGGGCGTTCACCATCGCGTTCTTCGGCCTGTCCGGCGATGCCTTCTTTGCCATCTTCGGAGCCCTTGGCGTCGGCCAGATACTCGTTGGCCACTTCGTCGAGATCGCGGGAGAGGCGCTCCAGCTGGTTCTTCGCCTCGGAGGTGTCGTAGTCCTGGCGCGCGTTCTCGGCGTTGGAGAGCATCTCCTCGGCTTCGTTGAGTAGGGCGCGTTGCTCATCGTTGAGCTGGCTCTCGTCGCCGAACTGCTCGGCGAGTTTTTCGAGGGCGTCGCGATGCTTCTCAACGAGCTCCTGGAGGCGCTCGTCTTCGGCGTCGAGCCGGTCGGAGAAGGCCTCAAAGAGCTCGGCCAGGCGTTCGGCGCGTTCCTCGGAGATGCCCTCCTGTTGAATGGATTCGGCCAGCTTCTCCAGCGCTTCGCTGGCCTCGGCCATGTCCTGACGACTCAACGCATCGAGGGCTTCTTTGAGTTCGGGTTCTTTGGCCAGCGCCTCGGTGTGGTCGGCGGCGACCTCCTGGGCCATGTCGGCCAGCGCCTGAGTGAGGGTGTTCAGCTCTTTGGCGATGACTTCGTCGGCTGCGCTAAATCGCTCTTCGATCGCCGCGAGCTCCTCAAGAAAGTCGCGTTGCGAGATCTCTTGAGCCGCGGCCTTGTCGAGCAACGCTTCCATGGCATCGAGCATCGCTTCGGCTTGTGGGTCGGGATCCTCGCCGAGGGTTTCGCGCAGGCGCGCCAGGCGATCGCGTTCCAGGGCCAGGGTGGCATCGTCGACAAAGGCCTCATAGCGGACTTCAAAGGGAGGCGGCAGCGGCTTGACGTGATCCGGCAGGGGGACGAGCCCGACGCCGATGACCACCAGGGCGCAGACGGCCAGCAGAGTAGTGTCTGGCGGGCGTGTCCAGGGGGTGGCCTGCTGCAGATCCACCCGGTCGAGGTGGGCGAGCGCATCATCGAGTTGAGCGCTCGCAAACGCGCGGGCCGCCGGAGTCTGCGGGGGCGCCTCCATCAGGCTTAACGCCGTGGAGAGGCGGTCATGGAGCTGGTGGTGGGCGTCGAGGCGCCGGGCGAGCTCAATGCGATGGAGCGGTCGTCGCCAGCCCCACAGAGCGGCCGAGAGGATCAGCAGGGTCGCGAGCAGGGGAAGGGTCCACCACCACTGGCTTGCCAGCCAATCGGTGCGCAGTGCGGCCACGCCCACGGCGCTCAACATCAGCGCCACGCAGGCTCCGACAAAGGCCGCGTAGACCGAGCGCTGAAGACGCACACGTCGCTCCAGGC
It includes:
- a CDS encoding DUF58 domain-containing protein, producing the protein MARSTAQPPADARFDDEFLKKLDYLYIVSRKMAATGQRAKRQKKIVGSGLDFADYRTYTPGDDVKGLDWRVYSRTERLFLKLYEEEEDLHIYFLVDASASMHLGSPNKWNYARQVAAALAYIGLSNLDRVSIIPFSSRVQGRLPPGRGKAQIFKIFDFLDSVEPGQQTSLRDAFKTFVSQNKRRGLAVVISDFYDPAGIEEGLNALRYHRFEPMVIQLFDQRELDLAFHGEVQIVDCESAETRDITVTPALLAAYRQVFEAFCAELEGYCKSRQILYFRAPIQQSFDELILRVFRAGGFLK
- a CDS encoding vWA domain-containing protein, whose product is MQLTGLPIESVLGVAGFVAVFITALYLLRLRKRRVQVPYSALWSRVLTEKKRQTDWWRRFKRLLSWLFYMIIAGLIAFAALGPRSADEVVEGRHLLIMLDTSASMGATDVTGGVNRFELARQEALALLENVGGDDRVMVALFNNRVQPLGPFVRETQPLEAALRAASISANATDFPQALSFARDSLRERGQAELIFLSDGAGLQDSALDTLAIGDKVRVRHIVYGERSDNLAITGFNARRYPSNRLDHEVFVEITSTFERPIQARLELLTEGRIIETLPMELAPQEVHRQFYPGQAFAGEELEARVRVTTADADDAFPLDDRAYAVLPPARTLEVQVVSTGNLFLEGPLLLNTHINVTRVHPDRYDPERAFDVTFFDNVAPEMPVSGDLVFFNPPAGASPFEIRGVDDEPILTDISKSHPLMRWINLQDLNIARTSTFRRESGDTAVASAFGQAVIVERTTETRRMLAVGFDLRESDFPLRVAFPIFILNIVDYFAQDDVDLMYAFETGRTVSLPVPRDASQARVTSPDGRTTDAALHQGQAMFYTDQPGFYTVTAGDEAPIAVAANLASPAESRIAPAELELTDAQVARTTEGLIFERRDIWIWLVLLAMGLLFLEWLTYNRRWTE
- a CDS encoding VWA domain-containing protein: MIGSRSILSRVLFWSGLVVLWALGVWAYLARVADSAAETWSVVYGERTFELMAPHYLGLLLLLPLLAVVARATLSDFPLYQSLLNLGLRALLIATLVLALTQPVVTSFDSRIATIVVVDTSASFPDAALQEALERINAYVDAAADDDQIQVIGFAAHPYVIEPGADGRYQALLRPPAAEPTPAEAPETEDTPRAALQELASDPQLQTDISAALRMAYGLFPDDHLKRLVLISDGNQTRGDFLAEAHRAADFGIRIYAADIAFEQPPEVLIEAIDVPEDIELGAPFYLVARIFSTYPTTARLTLWQNEYRDAEQDVELQAGVTEVRFQTEVYEAGFRQFRLQMDVEGPDTHQANNTYMYSAHIRGKARILYVEGEMRSRHHLERALRNENFDVETRSPAGIPRTQEELDRFDLVLLSDVHSRHVSATQQALLTEYVRDLGGGLIMAGGQDSFGPGGWEGSAVERLMPLSFEGERQRETPSLALLMLIDRSGSMAGERIELAKDAARAAVNVLQPGDQVGVIAFDQDVDPIVRLQPAANRSRILSSINRLQVRGGTDIELALNEAYEQLAFASARVKHVILLTDGMSEPGSIFTRIMPAMNLENITVTTVAVGDGAETSMLRRIADRAAGRYHFTNNPYNVPQIFTQETRTVARSALAEEPIRAQVVGRARLLEGIAWNASPYLMGYVTTKAKPQAELLLAAEGGDPLLARWRVGLGKTAAFTSDIKNRWGAEWVRWPGYSQLWAQLIRDTMRTDDRDRLPMRVTLEGDRARVMVDAIGPDDRFINDLESTLRVTDPAGEDSAITLHQRAPGRFEAEFALRDFGAYQLSAQHDRQGDTFAVSQASLAYPYPSEMTYLEPRRALIAQAVALGQGEVDPLPATIFDANDEEVRYRRHLWPWVLLIALALMVLDLALRRIRLSGQTELSWLALTRSK
- a CDS encoding AAA family ATPase, which translates into the protein MASEASAPDASVQAQVDAFQKDTRRVREEVGKMIVGQREIIDGVIQVMLAGGNVLLEGVPGLGKTMLVRTLSEALGLNFSRIQFTPDLMPTDIVGATIIVEDENRQKHFKFERGPIFSNIVLADEVNRATPKTQSAMLEAMQERSVTVGKETYRLDDPFFVLATQNPLEMEGTYPLPEAQLDRFLFKLVVQFPDLEELHTIMERTTQVEKPQVTPVLDKARLLEMKRFAREVPVARHVQDYALRILQGTHPEHPGAPAITRQYVRFGSSPRGAQAIMTTARVRALIDGRFNVSCEDVRQSARNALRHRVILNFEGEAEGIAADTIVEQIIEATPEAS